The following coding sequences are from one Wenzhouxiangella sp. AB-CW3 window:
- the epmA gene encoding EF-P lysine aminoacylase EpmA, which translates to MHSWRPSASTEALCKRARLVARMRSFLDRRGLTEVSTPLVTAGGVTDPHIESTALDRSDGYLRTSPEYWHKRLLAAGFGDLYELGPVFRDGERGRLHQPEFTLLEWYRVGWDWQELAAEVVALIEHCLDRPEAGPPAFWRSWRDCFLDQLGVDALTAEREQLENIAGETPPGLTRDMLLDYLFATRIQPEFPADRITIVHDYPASQAALARLKPADPAVAERFEVFVGPVELANGYRELLDPEQQRNRFERDNRIRRELKRTVMPIDEDLIAALEAGMPDCSGVALGVDRLVMLATNAQHITEVMSFPSPHPGSP; encoded by the coding sequence ATGCATTCATGGCGACCCAGCGCCTCGACCGAGGCCCTATGCAAGCGCGCAAGGCTGGTGGCCCGCATGCGCTCGTTTCTCGACCGGCGCGGGCTGACCGAGGTCAGCACTCCCCTGGTCACCGCTGGCGGCGTCACCGACCCTCACATTGAAAGCACGGCACTTGACCGCTCTGACGGCTACCTGAGAACCTCGCCGGAGTACTGGCACAAGCGCCTGCTGGCCGCCGGCTTCGGGGATCTCTACGAGCTGGGGCCAGTGTTTCGAGACGGTGAAAGGGGACGCCTGCACCAGCCCGAGTTCACCTTGCTGGAGTGGTACCGGGTGGGCTGGGACTGGCAGGAGCTGGCCGCGGAAGTGGTCGCGCTGATCGAGCATTGCCTGGACAGGCCGGAAGCCGGGCCGCCGGCATTCTGGCGCAGCTGGCGGGACTGCTTTCTCGATCAATTGGGCGTGGATGCGCTCACGGCCGAGCGGGAGCAGCTGGAGAATATCGCGGGCGAGACACCGCCGGGCCTGACCCGGGACATGCTGCTCGACTACCTGTTTGCCACCCGGATCCAGCCGGAATTCCCCGCAGACCGCATCACCATCGTGCACGATTATCCCGCCTCGCAAGCCGCGCTGGCCAGGCTCAAGCCCGCCGATCCGGCGGTTGCCGAGCGCTTCGAGGTGTTCGTGGGACCGGTGGAACTGGCCAACGGCTATCGCGAGTTGCTCGACCCGGAACAACAGCGCAACCGCTTTGAGCGCGACAACCGGATACGCCGGGAGCTGAAGCGGACGGTCATGCCCATCGACGAGGACCTGATCGCGGCACTGGAAGCCGGGATGCCGGATTGCTCAGGCGTGGCACTGGGAGTCGACCGACTGGTCATGCTC
- a CDS encoding M48 family metalloprotease translates to MKKLFSKLTLMVGIVSLAGLVAAQSVQLPDMGGTSTRVLPPDAERTFPKDMERFLRASRVLIEDPMIRGFFEDMGFRLVAQSSRPSAHFHFFVINDPTINAFAAPAGVIGLHTGLILTAHDESEVAGVVAHEIAHITQDHLARGMEQAQQVSLPTMLATLGLALAAGAAGAGADAGQAILMSGMGLAQQFQINHTRQAEAEADRIGIGLLARSGYDPHGMTRFFERLNSVSRAMGQGPPEYLRTHPLTVNRIAEARDRAVSLKERELREPRDGEAFHFVQARLRALISQRPEQAEQFFKARLQDGTRPEQAMRYGLALTYVRERRLDEAAEQIEYLHSKDPDRQIYRLLEADWLLASDQIDDSLKLLESLYNRYPGSRMVTTQYAEALMHEREPERAARAADVLRRHLRRHPDDLPMTELLARAADRAGEPVRATEALAESYYMRGGVYEAIEQLERLIQRDDLDYYQRARITARIDELRAEQVRLGNAGRRR, encoded by the coding sequence ATGAAGAAACTGTTCTCCAAACTGACGCTGATGGTCGGCATTGTATCGCTTGCCGGCCTGGTCGCGGCGCAATCGGTGCAGCTCCCTGACATGGGCGGCACGTCCACGCGTGTCCTCCCCCCCGATGCTGAGCGGACCTTTCCGAAAGACATGGAACGGTTTCTCAGGGCCAGCCGGGTACTGATCGAGGACCCCATGATTCGCGGCTTTTTCGAGGACATGGGTTTTCGCCTGGTCGCTCAGTCCAGCCGCCCCTCGGCCCACTTTCATTTCTTTGTCATCAACGACCCGACCATCAACGCCTTCGCCGCGCCGGCCGGGGTGATCGGCCTGCACACCGGGCTGATCCTGACCGCTCACGATGAAAGTGAAGTCGCCGGCGTGGTGGCCCACGAAATCGCCCACATCACCCAGGATCACCTGGCCCGCGGCATGGAGCAGGCACAACAGGTGTCCCTGCCGACCATGCTGGCAACGCTGGGCCTGGCGCTGGCCGCCGGCGCCGCCGGGGCCGGGGCCGATGCCGGGCAGGCCATTCTGATGAGCGGCATGGGACTGGCGCAGCAGTTCCAGATCAACCATACCCGCCAGGCCGAAGCCGAAGCCGACCGCATCGGTATCGGACTGCTGGCACGGTCCGGATACGACCCGCATGGCATGACCCGCTTCTTCGAACGCCTGAACTCCGTCTCGCGTGCCATGGGTCAGGGCCCGCCAGAGTACCTGCGGACCCACCCGCTGACCGTCAACCGCATCGCGGAGGCCCGCGACCGCGCCGTGTCGCTCAAGGAGCGGGAACTGCGCGAGCCACGCGATGGCGAAGCATTCCACTTTGTGCAGGCACGGTTGCGGGCACTGATTTCGCAACGACCCGAGCAGGCCGAACAGTTCTTCAAGGCCAGACTGCAGGACGGTACGCGCCCGGAACAGGCCATGCGTTACGGTCTTGCGCTGACCTATGTGCGCGAACGTCGCCTGGACGAGGCCGCCGAACAGATCGAGTACCTGCACTCGAAAGATCCTGATCGCCAGATCTATCGCCTGCTGGAAGCCGACTGGTTGCTGGCCAGCGACCAGATCGATGACAGCCTGAAGCTGCTTGAGTCGCTGTACAATCGCTACCCGGGCAGCCGCATGGTCACCACCCAGTACGCCGAGGCATTGATGCACGAACGCGAACCGGAGCGAGCTGCACGGGCAGCCGACGTGCTGCGGCGCCACCTCAGACGTCATCCCGATGACCTGCCCATGACCGAACTGCTTGCACGGGCGGCCGATCGAGCAGGCGAACCGGTGCGCGCAACCGAAGCCCTGGCCGAGAGCTATTACATGCGTGGCGGTGTCTACGAGGCCATCGAACAACTGGAGCGCCTGATCCAGCGCGATGATCTCGATTACTACCAGCGCGCCCGGATCACTGCACGAATCGACGAACTGCGAGCAGAGCAGGTGCGACTCGGCAATGCCGGACGAAGGCGCTGA
- a CDS encoding polyprenyl synthetase family protein → MPTEPVCLDDVLSLAETDRRAVDALIADRLDSDVVLVNQIGQYIIGGGGKRLRPLVHLLAARASGYTGRDHVQLAAIIEFIHTSTLLHDDVVDESSRRRGKETAHRIWGNAASVLVGDFLYSRSFQLMVELDHMEIMRILADTTNTIAEGEVLQLMQMGDAGLGVDDYFQVISDKTACLFAASARLGGVLGQLDEQSCERLADYGLLLGQAFQITDDVLDYRSTDGELGKNVGDDLAEGKVTLPLILAMRDAERDDRRRLSEMIEAGGSDQLDDVRRVMEATGALDRAMSEGRRLASQARDALSVLPDSPQRQALEYLARHAVDRTI, encoded by the coding sequence ATGCCAACCGAACCGGTCTGCCTGGACGATGTACTCAGCCTGGCCGAGACCGACCGTCGGGCGGTGGATGCCCTGATTGCAGATCGACTCGATTCCGATGTCGTGCTGGTCAACCAGATCGGCCAGTACATCATTGGTGGTGGCGGCAAGCGCCTGCGCCCTCTGGTGCACCTGCTCGCCGCCCGCGCTTCGGGCTACACGGGCCGGGATCATGTTCAGCTTGCTGCCATCATCGAGTTCATCCACACATCCACCCTGCTGCACGACGATGTGGTCGACGAGTCGTCACGCCGCCGCGGCAAGGAAACCGCCCATCGCATCTGGGGCAATGCTGCCTCGGTGCTGGTGGGCGACTTTCTGTATTCACGAAGCTTCCAACTCATGGTCGAACTCGACCACATGGAGATCATGCGCATTCTGGCCGACACCACCAACACCATCGCCGAAGGCGAAGTGCTGCAGCTGATGCAGATGGGTGATGCCGGACTGGGCGTGGACGACTACTTTCAGGTCATTTCCGACAAGACCGCCTGCCTGTTCGCCGCCAGCGCCCGGCTCGGCGGGGTACTGGGACAGCTTGATGAGCAGTCCTGCGAACGCCTGGCCGATTACGGGCTGCTGCTCGGCCAGGCCTTCCAGATCACCGACGACGTTCTCGACTATCGCTCTACCGACGGTGAGTTGGGCAAGAATGTCGGCGATGACCTGGCCGAAGGCAAGGTGACCCTGCCCCTCATTCTTGCCATGCGCGATGCCGAGCGCGACGACCGCCGCCGACTGAGCGAGATGATAGAGGCCGGCGGCAGCGACCAGCTCGACGATGTGCGTCGTGTCATGGAAGCCACAGGGGCTCTGGACCGGGCAATGTCGGAAGGCCGGCGCCTGGCCAGCCAGGCCAGGGACGCACTGTCGGTTCTGCCCGACTCCCCCCAGCGCCAGGCGCTGGAGTACCTGGCTCGGCACGCCGTTGACCGAACCATTTAG
- a CDS encoding endonuclease domain-containing protein yields MPKPAAEPASIQAGLDWSRQASVEFCFVSRALDVETGWLRLDYRLDHLELTERFRFPGVPFRLDPPRIRALEQALDLLHWSAGISYWKAGCPSRLTFAGRRPDAWQSAWLSRLWREGLAEFAWQNDLDVTDFPAFPGRQAEVSEPPCLNDGARTLLPMGGGKDSLVALERLRSAGTDPVTVQVGQAALIGEVADCAGTDHRVIERRIDPQLGELNRRGAWNGHVPITAINGAALLVFAVLAGFGRVVFANERSADEQTLTDAKGRAVNHQFSKSYSFERMLSDWIGRYVASDTAVFSLLRRDRELAICRDFAKLDSYHAHFSSCNRNFHLDGARTRRWCGTCPKCHFVFLALAPFMAPDALVGIFGRDLLNDPEQVDGFRQLLALDGAKPFECVGEAVEARVALASLGEPSSMWSSHAVVRQLLPELPPEPLPALTQLCRPDGPHQIPDDLLADA; encoded by the coding sequence ATGCCGAAGCCGGCAGCTGAACCAGCCAGCATTCAAGCCGGTCTTGACTGGTCGCGCCAGGCCAGCGTCGAGTTCTGTTTTGTCTCCCGGGCGCTGGATGTCGAGACCGGCTGGCTGCGCCTGGACTACCGGCTGGATCACCTCGAACTGACCGAGCGCTTTCGATTTCCAGGTGTGCCATTCCGGCTCGATCCGCCAAGAATACGGGCACTGGAGCAGGCTCTGGATCTGCTGCACTGGAGTGCCGGAATCAGTTACTGGAAGGCCGGCTGTCCATCCCGGCTGACCTTTGCCGGCCGTCGACCCGATGCCTGGCAGTCGGCGTGGCTGAGTCGGCTCTGGCGCGAAGGTCTGGCCGAGTTCGCCTGGCAGAATGATCTGGACGTGACCGACTTTCCCGCGTTTCCGGGGCGGCAGGCCGAAGTGTCCGAGCCGCCGTGCCTGAACGATGGTGCGCGAACGCTGCTGCCCATGGGCGGCGGCAAGGACTCCCTGGTGGCGCTGGAGCGTTTGCGAAGTGCGGGCACCGATCCAGTGACCGTACAGGTCGGGCAGGCCGCGCTTATAGGTGAGGTTGCAGACTGCGCCGGTACCGACCACCGAGTGATCGAGCGACGCATTGATCCGCAACTCGGCGAGCTCAATCGCAGGGGGGCATGGAATGGCCATGTGCCGATCACGGCAATCAATGGTGCAGCCTTGCTGGTTTTTGCCGTGCTGGCTGGTTTCGGTCGGGTGGTGTTTGCCAATGAGCGTTCGGCCGATGAGCAGACCCTGACTGACGCGAAGGGCAGGGCGGTCAATCACCAGTTCTCCAAGTCTTATTCTTTCGAACGCATGCTGTCCGACTGGATCGGTCGATACGTGGCTTCCGATACAGCGGTATTCTCGCTGCTGCGCCGTGATCGTGAGTTGGCCATCTGCCGTGATTTCGCCAAGCTGGATTCCTACCACGCTCATTTTTCCTCTTGTAACCGCAACTTTCACCTCGATGGTGCGCGCACCCGTCGCTGGTGCGGCACTTGCCCCAAATGTCACTTCGTGTTCCTGGCCCTGGCACCGTTTATGGCGCCTGATGCGCTGGTTGGCATTTTCGGCCGCGACCTGCTGAATGACCCCGAACAGGTTGATGGATTCAGGCAACTGCTGGCCCTGGACGGCGCCAAGCCGTTCGAGTGTGTCGGTGAAGCGGTGGAGGCCAGAGTCGCACTCGCTTCGCTGGGCGAACCATCATCGATGTGGTCGTCGCATGCCGTGGTGCGGCAGTTGCTGCCGGAGTTGCCGCCGGAACCGTTGCCGGCCCTGACGCAACTCTGCCGACCCGACGGACCGCACCAGATCCCGGATGACTTGCTCGCCGACGCTTGA
- the grxC gene encoding glutaredoxin 3 — translation MYATSTCPFCERARRLLREQGVSWTEVAVDAAPEKREEMKARSGQTSVPQIFIGQAHVGGFDDLDALDQEEALERLLRV, via the coding sequence ATGTATGCCACTAGCACCTGCCCGTTCTGCGAACGGGCCCGCAGACTCCTGCGTGAGCAGGGTGTGAGCTGGACCGAGGTGGCTGTTGATGCAGCCCCTGAAAAGCGCGAGGAGATGAAGGCGCGCAGCGGTCAGACCAGCGTGCCGCAGATCTTTATCGGACAAGCGCATGTCGGCGGCTTCGACGACCTGGATGCCCTGGACCAGGAAGAGGCGCTCGAGCGCCTGTTGCGTGTCTGA
- a CDS encoding DsrE family protein, whose translation MQAMPQDNTIVLTRSAPDTSAGRAGVERVVDLLERVTGEIVVFFHGDGVMQASAPYSDRWRRIQAPRLSLEVCSAAWQRRTDDTLDEPFERSSLVWFWHRLARGFRFDDEQGAGVGAGPWVVIVASAPTDPDSQEVLELVLAGASLELPIAVLFSGAGCEHLVGEKVRAWRQLVDFSLADVFYCGATRVPDIEAVALEPARVHALLEGSRGAIRL comes from the coding sequence ATGCAAGCCATGCCACAGGACAATACCATTGTGCTGACCCGGTCAGCGCCCGACACGTCGGCAGGCCGGGCCGGAGTGGAGCGCGTGGTCGATCTGCTGGAGCGTGTGACGGGTGAAATCGTGGTTTTTTTTCACGGCGACGGGGTGATGCAGGCCAGTGCACCGTATTCCGATCGCTGGCGCCGGATTCAGGCGCCACGGTTGTCCCTGGAAGTCTGTTCCGCGGCATGGCAGCGCCGAACCGACGATACGCTTGATGAGCCTTTCGAGCGCTCCAGCCTGGTTTGGTTCTGGCATCGGCTGGCGCGTGGCTTTCGCTTCGACGATGAACAGGGAGCGGGTGTGGGTGCCGGGCCATGGGTGGTGATTGTCGCCTCGGCGCCGACGGATCCCGACAGCCAGGAAGTGCTGGAGCTGGTGCTTGCCGGGGCCAGCCTTGAGCTGCCGATTGCCGTGTTGTTTTCGGGCGCCGGCTGCGAACATCTGGTCGGCGAGAAAGTCCGGGCCTGGCGGCAACTGGTTGATTTCAGCCTGGCAGATGTCTTTTATTGCGGTGCCACGCGGGTGCCCGATATCGAGGCGGTCGCCCTGGAGCCAGCGAGGGTTCACGCTTTGCTCGAAGGCAGCCGCGGAGCAATTCGCCTGTGA
- a CDS encoding TusE/DsrC/DsvC family sulfur relay protein: MPGRLLDGDGAPVVLDDEGFLVRPEQWSIKVAEALAASDGVVLGKQHWWLIRMVRDHHQRYGNPPLMRVVVAAWREQFGSGSSRELYRLFPDGPVRLACKYGGLAKPDWCI; encoded by the coding sequence ATGCCCGGACGGTTGCTTGACGGAGACGGGGCCCCCGTGGTGCTGGATGACGAGGGGTTCCTGGTCAGGCCGGAGCAGTGGTCGATCAAGGTGGCCGAGGCGCTGGCGGCGAGTGACGGTGTCGTGCTGGGCAAACAGCACTGGTGGCTGATCCGCATGGTGCGTGACCACCATCAGCGTTATGGCAATCCGCCACTGATGCGGGTCGTTGTTGCCGCGTGGCGCGAGCAGTTCGGCTCCGGTTCCAGTCGCGAACTGTATCGCCTGTTCCCCGACGGCCCGGTCAGGCTGGCATGCAAGTACGGTGGCCTGGCCAAACCGGACTGGTGCATCTGA
- the thiD gene encoding bifunctional hydroxymethylpyrimidine kinase/phosphomethylpyrimidine kinase, with amino-acid sequence MNNRPCVLTIAGSDSCGGAGIQADLKTFTHHGAEGASVLTAITAQNTTGVAAVETLPPQMVRDQLDAVLSDLPIRAAKTGMLANAAIIETLAAGLAAGPSLERVIDPVMVATSGARLLDQDAERALIEHLLPGAALVTPNLPEAAALTGLPEETHPERLAEAILAMGCKAVLVKGGHARGARIEDLLVTPAGSHRMSHDRQDRRIHGTGCALSAAITARLAGGENLQTAVGGAIEWLQRMITGAWQPLHGNLAMLPFGASSNPAGM; translated from the coding sequence ATGAACAACAGGCCCTGCGTTCTGACGATTGCCGGTTCCGATTCCTGCGGCGGTGCAGGCATCCAGGCCGACCTCAAGACGTTCACCCATCACGGAGCCGAAGGTGCAAGCGTACTGACCGCCATCACGGCCCAGAACACTACCGGCGTAGCCGCGGTAGAAACACTCCCGCCTCAAATGGTGCGCGATCAACTTGATGCCGTGCTGTCCGACCTGCCCATCCGGGCCGCCAAGACCGGCATGCTGGCCAATGCCGCCATCATCGAAACACTGGCCGCGGGACTGGCGGCGGGACCATCGCTTGAACGGGTCATCGATCCGGTCATGGTCGCGACCAGCGGGGCGCGCCTGCTGGACCAGGACGCCGAGCGGGCACTGATCGAACACCTGCTGCCGGGTGCGGCGCTGGTCACTCCCAACCTGCCCGAAGCGGCCGCACTGACCGGACTGCCCGAGGAAACGCATCCCGAACGCCTTGCCGAGGCCATCCTGGCCATGGGCTGCAAGGCCGTGCTGGTCAAGGGCGGACATGCGCGCGGCGCGCGAATCGAGGACTTGCTCGTCACCCCGGCGGGCAGCCACAGGATGTCACATGATCGTCAGGACAGGCGCATCCATGGCACCGGCTGCGCGCTATCGGCCGCCATCACCGCCCGGCTGGCCGGGGGCGAAAACCTGCAAACCGCTGTCGGTGGGGCCATCGAGTGGCTGCAGCGCATGATCACCGGCGCCTGGCAACCCCTGCACGGCAATCTGGCGATGCTGCCGTTCGGGGCCAGCAGTAACCCGGCAGGTATGTAG
- a CDS encoding AI-2E family transporter: MFDRFSQWYQRHFSDPQVVILALFLVLGVVAVILFGRMLTPVVASLIIAYLLEGGVQRLERFGLPRLISVISVFAAFMTALLFLIFGVLPMLTRQLAVIVQQLPGYIADAQEWLATLPDRYPQIVAPAEPANGDVRPVSETAEDQLIAAEEAERQLALISEEQLSRMLDNLGAELVNYGATLVSLSGVMGMVSLLVFLVLMPVLVFFFLKDKAVLVAWIRSYLPRDRALVASVWQEVDAQIGNYVRGKVLEILIVWVVTYAVFSLLNLPFAMLLSMLVGFSVIIPYIGAAVVTIPVAAVALITFGLTASFWYVMIAYAIIQALDGNVLVPILFSEVVNLHPVAIIIAVLVFGGIWGFWGIFFAIPLATLVNAVLRAWPRARPDDRPERANAEAGS; the protein is encoded by the coding sequence ATGTTTGACCGTTTCAGCCAGTGGTACCAGCGCCACTTCTCCGATCCCCAGGTCGTGATCCTCGCGTTGTTCCTGGTGCTTGGCGTGGTCGCGGTGATCCTGTTCGGGCGCATGTTGACCCCGGTGGTCGCCAGCCTGATCATTGCCTACCTGCTCGAGGGTGGAGTGCAGCGGCTGGAGCGCTTTGGTCTGCCGCGCCTGATCAGCGTGATCAGCGTTTTCGCAGCGTTCATGACCGCCCTGTTATTCCTGATTTTCGGCGTACTGCCCATGCTGACAAGGCAGCTGGCCGTTATTGTTCAGCAGTTGCCCGGCTATATCGCCGATGCGCAGGAGTGGCTGGCCACTCTGCCGGATCGATATCCCCAGATCGTGGCGCCGGCCGAGCCAGCCAACGGAGATGTCCGGCCGGTTTCAGAGACTGCCGAGGATCAGCTCATTGCCGCCGAGGAGGCCGAGCGGCAACTGGCGCTGATCTCCGAAGAGCAGCTTTCCCGCATGCTGGACAATCTCGGAGCCGAGCTGGTCAACTACGGGGCCACGCTGGTGTCGCTGTCGGGTGTGATGGGTATGGTCAGCCTGCTGGTTTTCCTGGTCCTGATGCCGGTGCTGGTGTTCTTCTTTCTCAAGGACAAGGCCGTGCTGGTGGCCTGGATCCGGTCCTATCTGCCGCGAGATCGGGCGTTGGTAGCCAGTGTGTGGCAAGAAGTCGACGCCCAGATCGGCAACTACGTCCGCGGCAAGGTGCTGGAGATCCTGATTGTGTGGGTGGTGACCTATGCCGTGTTCTCCCTGCTGAACCTGCCGTTTGCCATGCTGCTGTCGATGCTGGTTGGCTTTTCGGTCATCATTCCCTACATTGGTGCCGCCGTGGTCACGATTCCGGTGGCCGCTGTCGCCCTGATCACATTCGGCCTGACGGCCAGTTTCTGGTACGTCATGATTGCCTACGCCATCATCCAGGCGCTGGACGGCAATGTGCTGGTGCCCATTCTGTTTTCCGAGGTGGTCAACCTGCACCCGGTTGCCATCATCATTGCGGTGCTGGTCTTCGGCGGTATCTGGGGGTTCTGGGGCATTTTCTTTGCCATACCGCTGGCCACACTGGTCAACGCCGTGTTGCGGGCGTGGCCGCGGGCGCGGCCGGATGATCGGCCGGAGAGAGCGAATGCCGAAGCCGGCAGCTGA
- a CDS encoding isocitrate dehydrogenase, translating to MTQQITVIRGDGIGPEIMEATLRVLDQLDAGLEYDFQPAGLGALEDIGELLPAATLASIERTRVALKAPLTTPIGGGFKSLNVALRKHFDLYANVRPAISFKGSASRYEGIDLITVRENTEGAYLAEGAMTAEDGSRAESKMVVTRAGCERVIRFAFDLARRAGRKKVTAVHKANILKDVSGMFLNVAREVAADYPDIEFGDIIVDNACMQLVMRPEQFDVLVTTNLFGDIISDLCAGLVGGLGLAPGANIGERAAMFEAVHGSAPDIAGKGIANPCALLLGAAQMLEHLDQHDKAARLRRAIAEVIEAGDRTTPDLGGGGTTETFTDAICERLGS from the coding sequence GTGACGCAGCAAATCACCGTCATTCGGGGCGACGGGATCGGCCCCGAGATCATGGAAGCCACGCTACGCGTGCTCGATCAGCTGGATGCAGGACTGGAATACGACTTTCAGCCAGCAGGGCTGGGTGCGCTGGAAGATATCGGCGAACTGCTCCCGGCCGCGACTCTGGCTTCGATCGAGCGAACCCGTGTGGCATTGAAAGCCCCGCTGACTACACCGATCGGTGGCGGTTTCAAGTCGCTCAACGTGGCACTGCGCAAGCATTTCGATCTCTACGCCAACGTTCGTCCGGCGATCAGTTTCAAGGGCAGCGCTTCACGCTACGAGGGTATCGATCTCATCACGGTGCGGGAGAATACCGAAGGCGCTTACCTGGCCGAGGGCGCCATGACGGCCGAGGACGGCAGTCGCGCGGAATCGAAGATGGTGGTCACTCGTGCCGGGTGCGAGCGGGTCATCCGGTTTGCTTTCGACCTGGCGCGCCGGGCCGGCCGCAAGAAGGTCACTGCGGTGCACAAGGCCAATATTCTCAAGGATGTTTCGGGCATGTTCCTCAACGTGGCCCGCGAGGTGGCGGCCGACTACCCTGACATCGAGTTCGGCGACATCATCGTCGACAATGCCTGCATGCAACTGGTGATGCGGCCCGAGCAGTTCGACGTGCTGGTCACGACCAACCTGTTCGGCGACATCATCTCGGACCTCTGTGCCGGGCTGGTGGGCGGCCTGGGGCTGGCCCCGGGCGCCAATATCGGCGAGCGTGCGGCCATGTTCGAGGCTGTTCATGGTTCGGCGCCGGACATTGCCGGGAAAGGTATCGCCAACCCCTGTGCGTTGCTGCTGGGCGCCGCCCAGATGCTCGAGCATCTGGACCAGCATGACAAGGCGGCACGCCTGCGCCGGGCTATTGCCGAGGTGATCGAGGCCGGCGACCGCACAACACCGGACCTGGGCGGAGGCGGCACGACTGAAACCTTTACCGACGCGATCTGCGAACGCCTGGGGTCATGA
- the murD gene encoding UDP-N-acetylmuramoyl-L-alanine--D-glutamate ligase has translation MTCSPTLEFICRHRVGVLGYGREGRGVVRALKRHDPDIDLTVLIEAGSVPEEVPARIGPFDAHLLDYELLLRSPGVPVDHPALVEFRRHGGRVINPSSIWLAERADVPVIGITGSKGKSTTASVLAHLFREAGVNSLLAGNIGIPLIEHLDTDAETVVLELSSYQLTDLEGRLAMGLMTRLFPEHLDWHGSLDDYVHSKLRLAALLAGRPLLVNANDPVLMAATEGIPGRIAANRPPCIHRLEDALWLDDQQLSGTASLSLMGRHNLDNVALALEAGRRSGLDLESMLSALKTFRPLSHRLEVVAESNGVRWINDSISTSPYATRAALEALGDVPVILIVGGKDRSADWSELIAWSRIHRLQALLTLPDNGAAIGRAFRDRIGPAELVIHAVENVEEAVQRARRLSRPGSVVLLSPGAPSFPQFRDFEERGERFAAAARGVSARQPQ, from the coding sequence ATGACTTGCTCGCCGACGCTTGAATTCATCTGTCGCCACCGTGTGGGTGTGCTGGGCTACGGACGCGAGGGACGTGGCGTGGTTCGGGCGCTGAAGCGGCATGATCCCGATATCGACCTGACGGTGTTGATCGAGGCCGGATCGGTGCCCGAGGAAGTGCCGGCACGTATCGGTCCGTTTGACGCCCACTTGCTCGACTACGAACTCTTGCTGCGTTCGCCCGGGGTGCCGGTCGATCATCCAGCGCTGGTCGAGTTTCGTCGCCACGGTGGCCGGGTCATCAACCCGAGTTCGATCTGGCTGGCCGAACGTGCCGATGTGCCCGTGATTGGCATTACCGGCTCGAAGGGAAAGAGCACGACGGCATCGGTTCTGGCTCACCTGTTTCGCGAGGCCGGTGTCAACAGCCTGCTGGCCGGCAATATCGGTATTCCCCTGATCGAGCACCTTGATACCGATGCCGAAACGGTGGTGCTGGAGCTTTCCAGCTACCAGTTGACCGACCTGGAGGGTCGTCTGGCCATGGGCCTGATGACCCGCCTGTTTCCGGAGCATCTGGACTGGCACGGCAGCCTGGATGACTACGTCCACAGCAAGCTGCGCCTGGCCGCGCTACTGGCAGGTCGGCCCTTGCTGGTCAATGCCAACGATCCCGTACTGATGGCGGCGACCGAGGGCATTCCCGGGCGAATCGCGGCCAATCGGCCGCCCTGCATCCATCGTCTCGAGGATGCGCTCTGGCTGGACGATCAGCAGTTGAGCGGGACCGCTTCGCTGAGCCTGATGGGGAGGCACAATCTCGACAACGTGGCACTGGCCCTGGAGGCCGGTCGGCGTTCGGGTCTGGACCTCGAGTCCATGCTGTCGGCTTTGAAGACGTTCAGGCCACTGTCGCACCGGCTTGAAGTGGTGGCTGAATCGAACGGCGTGCGCTGGATCAACGACTCGATCTCGACCAGTCCTTATGCGACACGAGCCGCGCTTGAAGCGCTCGGGGACGTGCCGGTCATTCTGATCGTGGGGGGCAAGGATCGATCGGCCGACTGGTCGGAGCTCATCGCGTGGAGTCGAATTCATCGTTTGCAGGCCTTGCTGACGCTGCCGGATAACGGGGCTGCCATCGGCCGGGCGTTTCGTGACCGTATCGGACCGGCCGAGCTGGTGATTCATGCCGTCGAGAACGTGGAGGAGGCTGTACAACGCGCCCGTCGTCTCAGCCGGCCGGGCAGTGTGGTGCTGCTGTCGCCGGGTGCCCCGAGTTTCCCGCAGTTTCGTGACTTCGAGGAGCGGGGAGAGCGGTTTGCTGCCGCTGCTCGAGGAGTTTCAGCAAGGCAGCCGCAATAG